Part of the Micromonospora rhizosphaerae genome is shown below.
GGGCGCGGGCGCAGGGGATTAGTCCCCACACGGCGTATCGCTGGTTTCGTGACGGGATGCTTCCCGTGCCCGCTCAGCGTGTTGGGTCGCGCACGATACTGGTGAACGTCGAGGCCAACGCCACTGTGGAAGCTGTCGGTGGGCTGGGCTTGTATGCCCGTGTGTCCTCTCACGATCAGAAGTCTGACCTGGAGCGCCAGGTTGCCCGGTTGTCGGCGTGGGCGGTGAAGGCCGGTCACCGCATCGTGCGTGTGGAGGCGGAGATCGGCTCCGGGATGAGCGGCAGCCGCGGTAAGGCTCGTCGTCTCCTGGCCGATCCGGACGTGAGCACCGTGGTGGTGGAGCACAAGGACCGCCTTGGGCGGGTGAATGTGGAGCTGGTTGAGGCCGCATTGTCCGCGCATGGCCGCCGCTTGGTCGTTTTGGATGACGGCGAGGTTGCCGACGATCTGGTGCGGGACATGGTGGAGGTGTTGACCTCGTTGTGCGCTGGCCTGTACGGCCGCGGCTCGGCTCGTGATCGGGCGCGGAAGGCGCTTGAGGCCGCCCAGCGTGGCTGACCTGCGCCCGATCGATGCGCCGTTCGTCGCGCTCGGCCCGTCCGGTGTCGCGATCCGCGACCGGCTCAAGGGTCTCACCGGCGAGGATGAGAAGGTTCTGCGGCTGGTCGGTGACCATCTCGGCAAGCTTGCCGGGAAGGATCTCAAGGCCCGGTGCGCGACCGGCCTCGACCACGACACCGACGCCTGGGCCGAGCGGAAACGTGCCCTGACGCAGGAGTCGTCCTCCCGCTGGGCCGGGTCGATCACGAAGGCCACGCACGACCAGTGGGCGCTGTCGCGCCGCGCTCAGCTTGCCCACATTCAGGGCCTCGAAGCCGGTATCAAGACGATCGCGCACCGGCTGTCGCTGCCGGTCGGCGAGAAGGGCAGCAAGCGGGTTCCGGGCGGTTACCGCACCGCGCAGGAGTGGTTCGTCAAGACCCGGCGGCTGCATGTGCTCCAGGACCGACTTGAGCGTGAGCGCGACGACCGCGAGACGGGCCGGGTCCGTGTCGTGCGGGGCGGGAAGCGGCTGCTGCGCAACCGTCACAACCTCGACGCCGCCCAGCTCACCGAGGCCGAGTGGCGGCAGCGGTGGGAGGCGCAACGGCGGTTCCTGCAGGCCGACGGCGAGTCGGGGAAGCGGTACGGGAACGAGACAATCCGCGTCACCTGCGAAGGCGAGGTGTCCATCAAACTCCCGGCCCCGCTGGCACACCTGGCCAACGCGCGCCACGGCCGGTACGTGCTCGCCGCGAAGGTGTCGTTCCCGCACCGTGGCGATGCCTGGCGCGATCGCGTCACTGCCAACCGGGCGGTGGCATACCGCATCCACGAAGACGTGGACCGGTGCCGCTGGTACCTGACCGCCTCGTGGACGATCCCTGCGGCCCGGCCCATGCCGCTGGCCACCGCCAGGGTGAACGGGATCATCGGTGTGGATACGAACGCCGACCATCTCGCCGCCTGGCGCCTGGACGAGCACGGCAATCCAGCCGGTGAGCCGCG
Proteins encoded:
- a CDS encoding IS607 family transposase → MNLTEWARAQGISPHTAYRWFRDGMLPVPAQRVGSRTILVNVEANATVEAVGGLGLYARVSSHDQKSDLERQVARLSAWAVKAGHRIVRVEAEIGSGMSGSRGKARRLLADPDVSTVVVEHKDRLGRVNVELVEAALSAHGRRLVVLDDGEVADDLVRDMVEVLTSLCAGLYGRGSARDRARKALEAAQRG
- a CDS encoding IS200/IS605 family accessory protein TnpB-related protein; amino-acid sequence: MADLRPIDAPFVALGPSGVAIRDRLKGLTGEDEKVLRLVGDHLGKLAGKDLKARCATGLDHDTDAWAERKRALTQESSSRWAGSITKATHDQWALSRRAQLAHIQGLEAGIKTIAHRLSLPVGEKGSKRVPGGYRTAQEWFVKTRRLHVLQDRLERERDDRETGRVRVVRGGKRLLRNRHNLDAAQLTEAEWRQRWEAQRRFLQADGESGKRYGNETIRVTCEGEVSIKLPAPLAHLANARHGRYVLAAKVSFPHRGDAWRDRVTANRAVAYRIHEDVDRCRWYLTASWTIPAARPMPLATARVNGIIGVDTNADHLAAWRLDEHGNPAGEPRRFCYDLSSNADHRDAQVRHALIRLLHWAKRHGLSIAIEDLDFAAQKTREKHGRRKRFRKLICGMPVAKLRSRLVSMAAELGITVVAVDPAYTSQWGAQHWQRPLTSTNRKTTRHDAAGVAIGRRALGHPIRRRTAPPRDDQSDRRGHRTAQAGPGARGREGTRPHIPGPRTRSDGAGCGANAGRPARPTPLGARG